The Chthoniobacterales bacterium genome includes the window CTCCCGGAACCCGCCGATCTCGCGCAAGAGATCGGCGCGATACACCCCCAGGTGGTTAATGTAATTCTGGCCCAGAAAAAGTTCGGGATTCCAGTCCGGCTTGAAGAATGGATTCGAGCGGACGCCGTTCTCATCGATTTTGTCTTCATCGGAGAAAACCAATCCGGCGTCCGGATGGCGATCGATCTCCAGCGCCACCGTGGCCAGGGCGTGCTCCGCCATTTCGTCGTCCTGATCGAGCAGGGCGCACCAGTCGCCCGTAGCGAGCCCGATAGCTGAATTCGAGCAGGCCGAGATATGACCATTGCGCTCGCGGAACGTGATCCTGATCCGGCTCTCTTCGCGGGCAACGGCCTCCAGGAAGGGGCGCACTCCGGTATCCGTCGAAGCGTCGTCCGCAATGCACAGCTCCCAATTCTCATAGATCTGCCGGCGGACGGAGTCGATGGCTGCTTTCAGAAACTGCATGGGCGGATTGTAGACCGGGAGGATCACGGAAATCCGAGGCTTCCGCGGGAGACGCCGCAAAGCGCGCCGGAGACGCACCCTGTCGATGTCGCCAAATTGGCGGAGCCATTCTTCGTAACCGGTTGCGATGCTGGGATCGTCCAAAGGCCTCGACCGACAAACGTCTCTGAACAGCTCGCCGAACCGGATCGCCAGCCGTTCCAGCCTAAAGTGGCGTCGAAAAGTCCGCAGGCCCGCGGCGCCGATCCGATTCAACAATTCGCCATCCGTCACCAACCGTTCAATGGCGTGAGCGAGAGCCGTTGGATCGTTCGGGGGAACAAGAAGCCCATTGCTTCCGTCGCGCAGCCACTCGCTGATACCGCCGACGTCTGTGCTGACCACGCCTTTACCCAAGCCCATCGCTTCCAGGATCGTGATCGGCATGGTCTCGTCGCGCGATGGGCAGACCAGGACGTCGGCTTTCGCCAGGGCGGCGAGCGACGTCTCATGATCGCATTCGCCAGTAAACTCAATGTTATTCGTCCCGGCGGCAGCCTCTTTCACTTCGTCCGCAAACGGCTGTTCGAGAAAACGCCCGATTAGTTTGAAATTCGCTTGCGCCGCGACATCACCCGGAAGTTTACGGATCGCCTCGACGAGCACGTCCTGCCCTTTGCGCGGCTCGATGCTCGCGAGGGTGACGAACCTCGTCCCTTCCCCCTGCGGTTTCGGGGGAATCACGCCCAGGGGATCCGGAATTCCATAAGGCACCACCTCCACCGGGGTGTTCGTCAGGCCTTGGAAGACACGGGCGGTCCGTTCTGTTGGCGTCACCAGCAACGTCGCCAGATGCAGCATGGGCGCGATTTCGGGAATCTCTCGAATCAGGCGCACGGCCACGAGAGTCTCGTGCAGATACCAGATTACGGGCTTGTTCTCCGCCCGCGCGGCCCGGACCGCGTTCCAGCTGACAATCGTGTTGGCCACCACGACGTCGAATTCCGCGACCAACTCGCGGAGGCTTCCTTGTCCGGAATCATCCAGCATGCCAGGCTGAATCACGACCGGGACGTCGCCCAGGAGATCGGAAATCGGCCCTTTCTCTGGCGCGACAACCGTCAGTCTCCATCCGTCGGCATGGAGCGAACGAGCCAGGTGCAGCAGTTGGATCGGAGCGCCGGTCAGGGTCGTTTCATGGCTCACCAACAAAACCGACGGGCGCGAGCCTGACGTGTTACGGTTCACGTCTTGGTACGGATGACTTCGGCGACCAGCTCGCGGAAATCGGCGCCAAACCGTTCCTCCGAAAGTTTTTCTTCGAAGGTAGCGCGACCAGCCTCCCCGAGCTGGCGGGCCAATTCCGGCTTGCCGACGATTCGCTGGATCGCGTTCGCCAGGGCTTTGGGATCTTCGGGTTTAACGAGAATCGCGTCCTTCGCCTCGGTCAGCACTTCGCCAATTCCGCCGACCCTCGCTGAGATCACCGCTTTGCCGAAGGACAACGCCTCGAGAATCGTCACCGGCAGGGCCTCGTCCCGCGATGAACAAACCAGGACGTGGCAACGTTGAATCGCCTCCAATGCGGCGGCGTGATCGCTTTCCGCCTCGATCACCACATTTGGCAGTCGAGCCGCTGACTTCTCGATGCGAGAGCCGAATTCCGAATCCATTACCCGACCGATCAGGCGAAATTCCGTCACCTTTTGCACCCACTCGGGCAGGAGCGAAATGGCTTCCAGAAAGATATCCTGACCCTTCCGCGGTTCGATGCTGCCCAGGAGCAGAAAGCGGAGAATGTCCGGCGGTGATTCGTTCCATCCCCCATCACTCTCACCACGAACATCGGGAATTCCGTACGGCGAACAGACCACCGGTGATTCAGTACACGGCCGGTACACGCTGGCGGTCCGTTCCGTCGGCGCGAGGATAGCGTCGGCCATTGGCAAGGCCGAGCGCAGTTTCGCTTCTTCGCGCAGGTAATGTTCGCCCACCCGGGTTTCGTGCACCCACCAAATGACCGGCACGTTCGCCTTATGCGCGGCCCGGACCGCGCCCTCGGTCCGGACCGTATTCGTCAGGACACAATCGAAATCGCGCGCGAATTTGCCGAACGATTCGTGTCCGGTTTCGCAGAGCGGATCAATGATCAGCGGAATACCCGCGTTCTCGTATTTTTCGCGCAACGGCCCATCCGTCGGGGCCATCACCGTGACAAACATCCCGTTACGCGAGCACCACCGAGCGAGGTGCAGGAGCAACAGGGGCGCGCCGCTCAAGGTCAGGTCGTGCGAGACAAAAAGGAGATCGGGCGAAGCATCAATTGGTGCGGCGGGCTGGACGGCATGCATTCGGATCGGCGTCGGGGAATCGAGATGCAGCCAGTCCCGCATATTGTCCGTGAAATAGGGATCATGAGTGACGTAGCTGCCCCAGCGTTTCAGCAAAAATGTCGTCGCCTTGTCGGCCTTGCGGGGGCGACTTTTTGTTTCCGTCGCACCGATCGAGACGTGGCCGAGATGGCGCAAGGTGGCGTATGGCGTGTAAACACAGCGCAACCCGGCCTCGCGCACCTTGAAACACAGGTCAACGTCGGAATGCGCGATGGGCGTGTTGGCCGCATCGAAGCCGCCGACCTGGAAAAAATCGCTCCGCCGCATCGCCAGGCAGGCCGCCGAGAGCGCGGAGACGTCGCGCAGCGATTGCGCGAAATTGACATGCTCGGTCGAATCCGCCGCGCGCTGGTGAAAAGCCGTTCCGATCAATCCGCGGACGCCGGTGACCAGGCCGGCGTGTTGAATTTGGCCGGTCTCATAAACCAGCTTGGGCGCAACGGCTCCCACCTCAGGATTCTCGAGCGGCTCGATCAGGTTTTGAATCCAGTCGGGCTGGATGCTCTCGACATCGTCGTTGAAAAAAATCAACCGCGTCCCAGTGGCCGCTTCCGCGCCCAGATTGCATTTGTCGGAGAAGTTAAAGGGGGTGTCATAGGGCACAAAGCGAAAGATAACGTTCTCCCCTTCCAGGAACCGGAGCGGCTCGGCCAGCTTGGAGTTGGTCACCAGGATGATCTCGAGGTCGGGATATTTCGTTGCCTGCGGCAGATCGCGCAAACACGCCTGCGCGCGCATCGGCGAATCCGTCGGCACAATGATCGACACGCGCGGCCAGTTTGCGACCTTCAAGCGCGCTCGATTCGCGGTCGGGTATTCGATGATCTCAGCGGGAAGATTACGCCGGCGCATCGCTTCCCCTAAAGCGGCCAGATTGGTCTGGCGCGCTCCGGGTTTGCCCCCCGTCGACCCGGAAGCCGCGTGCTCGCGCCAGTGGTAAAGAACATGTGGAATGTGCCGAATCGATTTCGCGCGCTCCGTTGCCCGCAAGGCAAAGTCGTAGTCCTGCGACATATCGAATTCCTTCCGGAATCCGCCCAGCTCCAGGGCCAGGGAACGGCGGTAAGCGGTCAGATGCCCGATATACATCGAGGCCAGGAGAAGTTCAGGGCTCCACTCCGGCTTGAAAAAGGGCGCGTGCCGTTTTCCTTTCGCGCTCAGGCGGTCTTCGTCGCTGTAAAAAATATCGGCCTGTTCGAATTCCAGGGCAGCCCGCGCCAACTCAAACAAGGCAAAAGGGGCCAGGAGATCGTCATGGTCGACGCATGCCACCAGATCGCCGCTCGCCATTTGCAAAGCGCGGTTGGTGTTCTCCGCGATGCCGAGATTCTCCGTCAATCGCTCGATCCGAATCCGTGCCTCGCTTGCTTCCCAGCGCCGCAACGTCTCGATTGTTTCCGGGCGATCCGAGCCGCCGTCGATCACGCATATCTCCCAATTGCCATAGGTTTGAGCTGCGACGGACTGGAACATCTCCTCCAGATAATTTGCCGGAGTGTTATGGACCGGGGTCAGCAGACTGATCTTGAGGCGCGTTGAAAATTCTCCCGAACTCTGGCGCTGCCGCTCGAGGGCCGTTTCGTCCGGCTCGTGTTCGCTGATCCAGGCCGCATATCGGTCGACCGGCTGGCGGGACGCGGCCGGCGCCGCAGCTTCTTTGGAATCCGGGACTGCCTTTGGCGGGCGAGAAATCCGGAAACTGCGCGGAAGACGCTTGAGTTCGCGGACGACCCTTTCCCCAAAAGATTTGCGGACCTTCGGTCCACCCTGCACCTGAAAACATTTCCCTCCCCTCCGACAGGCAATCTTCGCGGCGTTGAGGATCTGCTTCTGGTCCTTGACCTGGGTTTTGAGTTTTTCGATTTGGCTTTTCAGCTTCTCCGCTTCCGCAACCCAGTTCCGGAGCTGCTCCTGCTGGCCGTCCATGACAAGCTGAGCCTTCGCGCGATCACGGCGCAGATTTTCGAAATGATCCTGGAGTTCCGCCTGGGCCTGTTCGAGCGCCGCAATCGAGCGGCCCTGATGGTCCATGATCGTCTGGACTTTCCCGCGGTCCGCGAGGAGCGAATCGAGCCAGATTTGCCGAACCTGGAGGGTGGCAGTGGTTTTTTCCGCCTGCTCGGCGCGCCCCAGCGCGTCAATGCGAGCCGCGGCCAGCGCGTAAATGGCGCCCAGATCCCTTGCCTCTTCGGAAGATCCAAAAAGCTGTTTCAATAGAAACGGGGCGGAAGAATCGGGCGGTGATTGTCGGGCCAAGCCGAGCCCGAGACCGGCTGGAAACTCCGTGCTCACTCGCTGGGCGGTCCATTCCGTCCAAGCCGTTTTCGGGCTATCAACCCGCTCGAGGCCGGCGCCGTGCAGCAACACGATTGCCTCTGGAGCCAGCTTGGAAGCCCAGGCGGCCAAATCGGCTCGGATTTCCGCCCCCGAGTCGCAATCATCCAGCAGCAGAAGATTGACGCTCCCCTCCGCCAGCTCCGCGAGGGCCGCGCTCGCGGAACCGAAGTAGCGAGCGCACTCGCCGTAAACTTCCTGCCCATCATCCTTCCCTTTTTCCCAGGCAGTATCGTCAGTCTCCGCCTCGCCGTCCCGCTCGCGCCGGACGGCCACGCATTCGCCATCCAGTCCCAGTTCCGTGACAGCCTGGCAAAAGGTGAAAAAGGCCTGGCCGTCGCCAAATCCTAAGGTCACCACCCTTCCCGGTTTCAAGGTCGCGATGAGGTCGTAGAGCAACGGGAGATGAAAACGAACCGGCCCGCCGGAATAAAATTTCGGCTGGAACGCGAGCAGGCTCGGCAACGTCTCGAACATCAGGAAAAGCGCGTGGTTGAACCGCTCAATAGAGGACTAAACAGGCCTGCCTGTCTAACGATTCGCAAAAATCCCTTGCTGGGCGCGGACCCTCCTTCAGAATCATCGGGAGCCGCCCGCGATTGTTAAATGGCGTGGACGAGTTTATTGGGCAGCACGATGCATCGGCATTCCTTCGATAGCATGGCAGAATTTCGGAGCCGGTACCTGGAGCCCCGCCGCCACGAGCCGCTCACGGTTATCGACCTCGGCAGTGCCGACCTGAATGGCTCCTATCGCCAGCTCTTCGCCGCTCCGCCCTGGCGTTACCTCGGGGTCGATCTCGTTCCGGGAGAGAATGTCGATATCGTTCTGCGCGATCCCTACCACTGGCGCGAGCTCGGTTCCGACTCGATCGACGTCGTCGTTTCCGGGCAAACGTTCGAGCACACGGAATTCTTTTGGGAAACGATGCTCGAAATCGCGCGCGTCCTGAAACCCAACGGGATGTGTTGCATCATCGCCCCCTCCTGCGGTCCCGAACATCGTTTCTCCCGAGATTGCTGGCGGATCTTTGCCGACGGTTTTTCGGCTGTGGCGCGCTATGCCGGCCTTGAAGTCGTGGATGTCCAAACCCAATGGGGAGACTTGCCCGACTACGATTCGGAGAGCAACAAGTGGCACGACTCGGTCCTGATCGCGCGGAAGCCGGAACGGCCTTTCGGGACCAGGCTGCGTTGGCAAATCCACTCCTTTCTGAAGCGCCTCGTCCCGCCTCCTGCTCGGGCGCCGGAGACGATTATCCAAATTTTTCATTCCCACGATGGCAGCCACAGCGAGGCCAATTCCGTCACCGCCAGAATCGGGCATGAAGCCTGGAAGGAAGTTTCAATCCTCCTGCCGCCGGGCGCGGGAGCGGCGCCGCTCCGGATCGATTTCATGAGCGACCTGACGGTGATAGACGTGGCTTCCATTGAAGTGGCCACCAAAACCGCGTCCCTGTTTCGCGCAGCCGATC containing:
- a CDS encoding methyltransferase domain-containing protein: MAWTSLLGSTMHRHSFDSMAEFRSRYLEPRRHEPLTVIDLGSADLNGSYRQLFAAPPWRYLGVDLVPGENVDIVLRDPYHWRELGSDSIDVVVSGQTFEHTEFFWETMLEIARVLKPNGMCCIIAPSCGPEHRFSRDCWRIFADGFSAVARYAGLEVVDVQTQWGDLPDYDSESNKWHDSVLIARKPERPFGTRLRWQIHSFLKRLVPPPARAPETIIQIFHSHDGSHSEANSVTARIGHEAWKEVSILLPPGAGAAPLRIDFMSDLTVIDVASIEVATKTASLFRAADPESFKTIALAGDAQPIAHPEYLRLKVTGIDPQLILPALPAVPADEAIEVKLRLLVSAPDQPKEA
- a CDS encoding glycosyltransferase — its product is MSHETTLTGAPIQLLHLARSLHADGWRLTVVAPEKGPISDLLGDVPVVIQPGMLDDSGQGSLRELVAEFDVVVANTIVSWNAVRAARAENKPVIWYLHETLVAVRLIREIPEIAPMLHLATLLVTPTERTARVFQGLTNTPVEVVPYGIPDPLGVIPPKPQGEGTRFVTLASIEPRKGQDVLVEAIRKLPGDVAAQANFKLIGRFLEQPFADEVKEAAAGTNNIEFTGECDHETSLAALAKADVLVCPSRDETMPITILEAMGLGKGVVSTDVGGISEWLRDGSNGLLVPPNDPTALAHAIERLVTDGELLNRIGAAGLRTFRRHFRLERLAIRFGELFRDVCRSRPLDDPSIATGYEEWLRQFGDIDRVRLRRALRRLPRKPRISVILPVYNPPMQFLKAAIDSVRRQIYENWELCIADDASTDTGVRPFLEAVAREESRIRITFRERNGHISACSNSAIGLATGDWCALLDQDDEMAEHALATVALEIDRHPDAGLVFSDEDKIDENGVRSNPFFKPDWNPELFLGQNYINHLGVYRADLLREIGGFREGFEGSQDYDLALRCVARLRPEQVRHIPRILYHWRMVTGSLAAVPDAKPYAKEAARRAIADYCKRRQMPGTVVPCPENTESHRFIHAVPTPAPLASIIIPTRDRLELLERCVESIRARTDYQPYEIIIVDNGSVEERTFAFFRRAQSEGLVRVVVDAGPFNYSRLNNHAAAEARGDILVLLNNDTEIDEPGWLTEMVSHAARKEVGAVGARLWYPDGTLQHGGVILGLGGVAGHAFPRIPRGHPGYFNRAWLRQNCSAVTGACMAVRKAVFEELGGFDEQNLSVTFNDIDFCLRLTERGYWVVWTPYTNLIHHESASRGHQRTLEEQALFLKEAGYVQRVWPKRLIRDPFYNPNLSLNLPGFEIAFPPRVPDFSSEERLAVPAMPPPPGVKEETLAFSD
- a CDS encoding glycosyltransferase, which produces MFETLPSLLAFQPKFYSGGPVRFHLPLLYDLIATLKPGRVVTLGFGDGQAFFTFCQAVTELGLDGECVAVRRERDGEAETDDTAWEKGKDDGQEVYGECARYFGSASAALAELAEGSVNLLLLDDCDSGAEIRADLAAWASKLAPEAIVLLHGAGLERVDSPKTAWTEWTAQRVSTEFPAGLGLGLARQSPPDSSAPFLLKQLFGSSEEARDLGAIYALAAARIDALGRAEQAEKTTATLQVRQIWLDSLLADRGKVQTIMDHQGRSIAALEQAQAELQDHFENLRRDRAKAQLVMDGQQEQLRNWVAEAEKLKSQIEKLKTQVKDQKQILNAAKIACRRGGKCFQVQGGPKVRKSFGERVVRELKRLPRSFRISRPPKAVPDSKEAAAPAASRQPVDRYAAWISEHEPDETALERQRQSSGEFSTRLKISLLTPVHNTPANYLEEMFQSVAAQTYGNWEICVIDGGSDRPETIETLRRWEASEARIRIERLTENLGIAENTNRALQMASGDLVACVDHDDLLAPFALFELARAALEFEQADIFYSDEDRLSAKGKRHAPFFKPEWSPELLLASMYIGHLTAYRRSLALELGGFRKEFDMSQDYDFALRATERAKSIRHIPHVLYHWREHAASGSTGGKPGARQTNLAALGEAMRRRNLPAEIIEYPTANRARLKVANWPRVSIIVPTDSPMRAQACLRDLPQATKYPDLEIILVTNSKLAEPLRFLEGENVIFRFVPYDTPFNFSDKCNLGAEAATGTRLIFFNDDVESIQPDWIQNLIEPLENPEVGAVAPKLVYETGQIQHAGLVTGVRGLIGTAFHQRAADSTEHVNFAQSLRDVSALSAACLAMRRSDFFQVGGFDAANTPIAHSDVDLCFKVREAGLRCVYTPYATLRHLGHVSIGATETKSRPRKADKATTFLLKRWGSYVTHDPYFTDNMRDWLHLDSPTPIRMHAVQPAAPIDASPDLLFVSHDLTLSGAPLLLLHLARWCSRNGMFVTVMAPTDGPLREKYENAGIPLIIDPLCETGHESFGKFARDFDCVLTNTVRTEGAVRAAHKANVPVIWWVHETRVGEHYLREEAKLRSALPMADAILAPTERTASVYRPCTESPVVCSPYGIPDVRGESDGGWNESPPDILRFLLLGSIEPRKGQDIFLEAISLLPEWVQKVTEFRLIGRVMDSEFGSRIEKSAARLPNVVIEAESDHAAALEAIQRCHVLVCSSRDEALPVTILEALSFGKAVISARVGGIGEVLTEAKDAILVKPEDPKALANAIQRIVGKPELARQLGEAGRATFEEKLSEERFGADFRELVAEVIRTKT